AAAAAGCCACATCTCTCGACGTGGCCTTAATAAATAGGTGATTCACTAGTGATCTACCTTCTTTTACTGGCAAACCACCAGTTATTGGATACTATTTATACGAATTGATCGATTGGCATACTTTCCAGTCATTGCCCACACGCTCCAAAGTAACTAGATCTGTTTTCGTAAAGTTCTCAAATTTCAAGGTTACTTTAGCAACCATATAGTCTGCTGATTCCTCGATGATATCAGTGCTTACTGTACAGTTTAGTTTTTCTCCTTTTTGCTTTTTCAATAGTTTAACTATAGCTTCACGGCCGTGGGTTTGTGCATTTGTAGCTTGGATCTTTTGATTAAAATCAGCCGCAAATAACCGCTCTACTCCTGCTGATTCTCCCTCCGTAGTTACCGCCACATAGTGTTCTAAAGCAAAGTCTGCTGTGGAAAGGTTAACGTTTGCTTTTGTTGCTTTTGCTCCTGGCCCTTCTGATGCCATAGCGAATGTAGATACTGCGATTAAAGCTGCTGCTGCGAATGTTTTTACTAGCGTATTCATAATGTCTTTTTTATATTGTTAGTTTTTAGTTCTTATTTGTTGACTCAAAACTACGACACAATACGCTCCTAGCCTATCGGCTTTAGACCAACGATCAGTAAAATTCGGTGAATGGCGAGAATAGGGAGGTGAAGCGATTTGTATTTCAGCATAATTTTGTCCATATTCATATTATATATTAAACGACAATGTCAGGCAACCTAACCTTTAAAACAGTAAAAATCCTGTCCCTTATGCTGATGATTGCATATACTACTCAGTTTATAGCAAAAATATCTTACGGTATACTAGAGACAAAGATTTCACAATTGAAACACTTCCATCATTGGAAAAGAGAAAATTACGTATTCAAGATTTAACAAAACTATCTCAGACCGACTATGTTCTTACTATAAAAAACGGCTACAAGCTACCTTTCGAAAGAAAGGTTCAACATAAAAATTGGCGTCGTACAGTGAAAATCCAATAGTAAAACACATTGGATGACGAAACAAAAAAGAGGAAACGATAGGAAACATAAAGATTACTGTACAAATAAACGCTAAGAGAAAGGGTCTGATGAGAATTAGGCCCTTTTGAGGTAAAAAAGCCACGTCTCACGGCGTGGCTATACAACACTTTATATTTATATTACAGTTCGAATTCTGTCTGGAACATTCCGTTTGTCGACGCATATGCACCGCCAAAAGAAATAGGAACGCCATACACATCCGTAGTATAGACTCCACCATTTATAATGAAGTTCTGAAATTCATCAAACCCTTTAACCGTACGGACAGCATCTTGGCCACTTCCTCCTATGATACAGATCGTGATCTGAGCTTCGGATAGAATCTTTTTTGTATTCGCATCTAAGGATACAGAACCATTTACTATACCTGCTGTAAACGCCGCGCGTACAGCTACAGATAACTCACTGTAATTTACTGATGATTCTACTAGAATTATCCCTTTGCGCCCATAGTTAACTGAATTAACATACACCGGATTCTTCGCTAAAAATCCCTGTCTGGTTGGCTCATCTTTAAAAATATTTCCGTCATCTGGTATATCCATTGATACATTAAAATAAGTCTGGCTAAAATCACAGACTAGCGCAGAGGTTTGCAGAATTTTGCCGCTGGCGACTGATGCACTCATTGAAAAAACAGAGGCGATATTTATATTAGCTCCAAAAGCAAGCTTAGCTTCTTTATAGTAATCTATCTGTTTCATTTTGTATGTAAATACCTGTGATTGTCTTCCGCTGAAATCTTTATCTCCGATAGCATCAATAACCGCATTATTTAGACCTGAACGAGTTGGAGAAATCTCCTTCGACCGTACTGGAAGTGAAAATGAAGCCGTAACCTTCGGCTTTAATAAGCTGGTATAACCTACAGGTTCATACAAACCGCTATTGATTGATTGTGCACTAAGTACTGAGCCTAAAAATATGTAATTGGGGGCCAATGTTGCTATCTCATAGAATTGTTCGACATTAGCAGTATTTGCAGAAGCACGAAGTTTAGAATTTGCTGAAGGAGTTATATCAATTTCTTTCCCATCTTTAATGGTATAAACTTTATCCCATTGACCTTTGTCTTTTTTGGCAACCCTTTCTTGGGTTACATGAGCTGTATCAAGACGATTTGCTCCTTCCTTATTACATGAATAAAGGAGAATTGGTACAGCATAAATTAATTTAAAAATCTGTTTCATAATTATATATTTAATTTAATAGATAGTAATAAAAAATGGACTCGACCTTAAGTTATAATTTAATTGATAATCTGTTGCTTCCCAATACCGTCTGGGTTCATCCGGCATGGGTTCAGGGCCATTACTTTCATAAGAGGAGAATTCGGTTCCCACAATCAGTCTGTTTGAAAGATTAATATTTCTTAGTTTTAAGAGATCGGAACTGCTCTGGCAATCCATCAAAATTTCAGGCCAATTGTTTTGATTGGGCGTATAGATACATTTATTCTCATTTTTTTGCACCTCAAAATAGATGTCAGTATAGGGATAAGCAGGTTTAGTCTTTTCCCTATCCTTAAAGAAGTTTAAAACAATATTGGCACTAGAACGATAATTGTTGCTCGATGCATCCGGTTCATAGACACTATTCTCTCTATTTACTTTTACATACAAGGGCTCTACAAATGACGTATTTACAAATTCTGTTTCAACCAATTGATGTGTATTTGCATCTGAAAATGAACACGAAATAGGAACACCAAAACTTGTTTCGGTAAACTTTGAGTTGTAGATCAAATTCAGAAAATAAGAATACCCTTTAAAAGTCTGTACCGTATAATCACTATCCGCTCCCATAATAAGGACTTTAAACGATGTCTCGTCAAAAAATTTCCTTTCCTCTGTTGTTAAAGTTTCTGTTTTGTTATAGAAGATTCGGTCAAATTCTTTTCTTATACACGTTTCGGCAAACTGATACTCTTTATCTGTTTCGATAACGAGTATTCCCATTCTGCCATAAGTAACTGA
The genomic region above belongs to Sphingobacterium zeae and contains:
- a CDS encoding thiol-activated cytolysin family protein, with protein sequence MKQIFKLIYAVPILLYSCNKEGANRLDTAHVTQERVAKKDKGQWDKVYTIKDGKEIDITPSANSKLRASANTANVEQFYEIATLAPNYIFLGSVLSAQSINSGLYEPVGYTSLLKPKVTASFSLPVRSKEISPTRSGLNNAVIDAIGDKDFSGRQSQVFTYKMKQIDYYKEAKLAFGANINIASVFSMSASVASGKILQTSALVCDFSQTYFNVSMDIPDDGNIFKDEPTRQGFLAKNPVYVNSVNYGRKGIILVESSVNYSELSVAVRAAFTAGIVNGSVSLDANTKKILSEAQITICIIGGSGQDAVRTVKGFDEFQNFIINGGVYTTDVYGVPISFGGAYASTNGMFQTEFEL
- a CDS encoding nuclear transport factor 2 family protein — its product is MNTLVKTFAAAALIAVSTFAMASEGPGAKATKANVNLSTADFALEHYVAVTTEGESAGVERLFAADFNQKIQATNAQTHGREAIVKLLKKQKGEKLNCTVSTDIIEESADYMVAKVTLKFENFTKTDLVTLERVGNDWKVCQSINSYK